In Myxococcus stipitatus, the following are encoded in one genomic region:
- a CDS encoding type III polyketide synthase → MNSATVQDPRSPFIRFVGRALPPHYASQEQLIEALRGLWATRHFNIERLEELHRAVQVGGRHLAIPLEEYDALKTFQQRNDTFIREGTVLSEAVVRQALVGAGLTPEDVDHVFFITVTGISTPSIDARLANRLSFREDFKRTPIFGLGCVAGTAGVARAADYLRAFPTHTALVVSTELCSLTLQREDLSIPNIIASGLFGDGAACAVLRGAEAPDARGPRVVASRSVFYRDTERIMGWDVVDSGFKVVLSAKVPQLVKDHIRGNVDGFLASHGLKREDIRHWVAHTGGPKVLQSFEEALELPSDALARSWASLREVGNLSSASVLFVLGETLEQAGAKPGDYGLMMALGPGFCAEMVLLQW, encoded by the coding sequence ATGAACAGCGCCACAGTCCAGGACCCCCGCTCTCCTTTCATCCGCTTCGTGGGACGGGCGCTCCCGCCTCACTATGCCTCACAAGAGCAGCTCATCGAGGCTTTGCGTGGGCTGTGGGCCACGCGCCACTTCAACATCGAGCGCTTGGAAGAGCTGCACCGGGCCGTCCAGGTGGGAGGCCGCCACCTGGCGATTCCCCTGGAGGAGTACGATGCGCTGAAGACTTTCCAGCAGCGCAACGACACGTTCATTCGCGAGGGCACGGTGCTCAGCGAAGCGGTGGTGCGCCAGGCGCTGGTGGGCGCGGGGCTGACGCCTGAAGACGTGGACCACGTCTTCTTCATCACGGTGACGGGCATCTCCACGCCCAGCATCGACGCGCGCCTGGCCAACCGGCTGAGCTTCCGTGAGGACTTCAAGCGCACGCCCATCTTCGGCCTGGGGTGTGTCGCGGGTACCGCGGGAGTGGCGCGCGCGGCGGACTACCTGCGGGCCTTCCCCACGCACACCGCGCTGGTGGTGTCGACGGAGCTCTGCTCGCTGACGTTGCAGAGGGAGGACCTGTCCATCCCCAACATCATCGCCTCGGGGCTCTTCGGTGATGGCGCGGCGTGCGCGGTGTTGCGCGGCGCGGAGGCTCCGGACGCGCGTGGCCCCCGGGTGGTGGCGTCGCGTTCGGTGTTCTACCGGGACACCGAGCGCATCATGGGCTGGGACGTGGTGGACTCCGGCTTCAAGGTGGTGCTGTCGGCGAAGGTGCCGCAGCTGGTCAAGGACCACATCCGGGGCAACGTGGATGGCTTCCTCGCGTCGCACGGCTTGAAGCGCGAGGACATCCGTCACTGGGTGGCGCATACGGGCGGGCCCAAGGTGCTCCAATCCTTCGAGGAGGCGTTGGAGCTGCCCTCGGACGCGCTGGCGCGCTCGTGGGCGTCGCTGCGCGAGGTGGGGAACCTGTCCTCGGCGTCGGTGTTGTTCGTGTTGGGCGAGACGTTGGAGCAGGCTGGCGCGAAGCCGGGGGACTACGGCTTGATGATGGCGCTGGGACCGGGCTTCTGCGCGGAGATGGTGCTCCTCCAATGGTGA
- a CDS encoding isoprenylcysteine carboxyl methyltransferase family protein: MVTTTEAVFLGYMGLLVMERLVELVLSKRNAEWAFARGGVETGQAHYRFMVVFHTLFLGACVAEVFLLHRPFPGALGWGALAGAVLAQGLRYWAITTLGERWNSRIIVVPDLPPVVGGPYRFLRHPNYVAVVLELACVPLIHGAWWTAVFFSVGNLVLLSVRIRAEESALGDAYARAFAHRPRFLPEVPRG; encoded by the coding sequence ATGGTGACCACGACCGAGGCCGTCTTCCTGGGGTACATGGGGCTGCTCGTGATGGAGCGCCTGGTGGAGCTGGTGCTCTCCAAGCGCAACGCCGAGTGGGCCTTCGCGCGGGGTGGGGTGGAGACGGGGCAGGCCCACTACCGCTTCATGGTGGTGTTCCACACGCTCTTCCTGGGCGCCTGTGTGGCGGAGGTGTTCCTCCTGCACCGGCCCTTTCCAGGGGCGCTGGGGTGGGGGGCGCTGGCGGGCGCGGTGCTGGCGCAGGGCCTGCGCTACTGGGCCATCACCACGCTGGGCGAGCGGTGGAACTCGCGCATCATCGTCGTGCCGGACCTGCCGCCCGTGGTGGGCGGGCCGTATCGCTTCCTGCGTCACCCCAACTACGTCGCCGTGGTGTTGGAGCTGGCGTGTGTACCGCTCATCCACGGAGCCTGGTGGACAGCGGTGTTCTTCTCGGTGGGCAACCTGGTGCTGCTCTCCGTGCGCATCCGCGCGGAGGAGTCGGCGCTGGGGGACGCATACGCACGTGCCTTCGCCCATCGTCCTCGTTTTCTTCCGGAGGTGCCCCGTGGCTGA
- a CDS encoding acyl carrier protein: MAEFEQEVLAEIRRIAAEELEWRGEVEPHHDLVGDLQLDSLGLTVLAVGLENRFRIRLSEEDAQGIKSVADLTRLVEGRVLSNSRMQMEARP; encoded by the coding sequence GTGGCTGAGTTTGAACAGGAGGTCCTGGCGGAGATTCGCCGCATCGCCGCTGAAGAGCTGGAGTGGAGGGGCGAGGTGGAGCCCCATCATGACCTCGTCGGCGACTTGCAGCTCGACAGCCTGGGGCTGACGGTGCTGGCGGTGGGGTTGGAGAACCGCTTCCGCATCCGGCTGTCGGAGGAGGACGCGCAGGGCATCAAGTCGGTGGCGGACCTGACGCGGCTGGTGGAGGGCCGGGTCCTGTCCAACTCGCGGATGCAGATGGAGGCCCGCCCGTGA
- a CDS encoding fatty acyl-AMP ligase has translation MLAAASRMDYRLTFVDAAEREEVMPFAEVYRRAKRTAGGLLRLGVREGERVALLLPTSPAFMEAFFGTMLAGAVPVPLYPPVRLGRLEEYHRSTSRMLQVTGASLVLTDSRVRLLLGPSVEMSRPRLGCLTVEDVSRGDEPGEVAVKPDALALIQFSSGSTVDPKPVALPHAALMAQVMALEVAMPLPTDAPRVGVSWLPLYHDMGLIGCLLSALHYPGNLVLIPPEVFLARPALWLRAVSRHRGFVSPAPNFAYGLCLKRVKDAEMEGLDLSSWKHALNGAEPVSAETLQRFAQRFERWGFSARALRPVYGMSEASLAVTFPPEGRGPRVLGVDSGVLAREGRVESGARMMVSVGAPVAGFEVEVRDEKGGVLPERQVGTVFTRGPSLMAGYYGDAVATRRALTLDGWLDTGDLGFIADGELYLTGRAKDVVIIRGANHAPQAFEEPLQSVEGVRTGCAVALGFTPEGGEDEALLILAERSGPEADAGVEERIRAAVVAATGVRPHTVKMLESGTLPRTSSGKLRRGEALRRYLAGELLPPKKVGMVGMAVEMARSALAMARAEHET, from the coding sequence ATGCTCGCGGCGGCCAGCCGGATGGACTACCGGTTGACGTTCGTGGATGCGGCCGAGCGCGAAGAGGTGATGCCCTTCGCGGAGGTGTACCGCCGCGCGAAGCGCACCGCGGGCGGCCTGTTGCGCCTGGGGGTGCGTGAAGGGGAGCGGGTGGCGTTGCTGTTGCCCACGTCGCCGGCCTTCATGGAGGCCTTCTTCGGGACGATGCTCGCGGGGGCGGTGCCGGTGCCGTTGTACCCGCCGGTGCGGCTGGGGCGCCTGGAGGAGTATCACCGCTCCACCTCGCGGATGCTCCAGGTGACGGGGGCGAGCCTGGTCCTCACGGACTCCCGGGTGCGGCTGTTGTTGGGGCCGAGCGTGGAGATGTCCCGGCCCCGGCTGGGCTGTCTCACGGTGGAGGACGTGTCGCGCGGTGACGAGCCGGGCGAGGTGGCGGTGAAGCCGGACGCGCTGGCGCTCATCCAGTTCTCCTCGGGCTCCACGGTGGACCCGAAGCCGGTGGCGTTGCCGCACGCGGCGCTGATGGCGCAGGTGATGGCGCTCGAGGTGGCCATGCCGCTGCCGACCGATGCGCCGCGCGTGGGTGTGAGCTGGCTGCCGCTGTACCACGACATGGGGCTCATCGGCTGTCTGCTGTCCGCGCTGCACTACCCGGGGAACCTGGTGCTGATTCCTCCGGAGGTGTTCCTGGCGCGGCCCGCGCTCTGGCTGCGCGCGGTGTCCCGGCACCGGGGCTTTGTCTCGCCCGCGCCCAACTTCGCGTATGGCCTGTGCTTGAAGCGCGTGAAGGACGCGGAGATGGAAGGGTTGGACCTGTCGTCGTGGAAGCACGCGCTCAACGGCGCGGAGCCCGTGTCGGCGGAGACGTTGCAGCGCTTCGCCCAGCGCTTCGAGCGATGGGGGTTCTCGGCTCGTGCGCTGCGGCCGGTGTATGGGATGTCCGAGGCGTCGCTGGCCGTCACCTTCCCGCCGGAGGGGCGGGGGCCTCGCGTGCTGGGGGTGGACTCGGGCGTGCTCGCGCGCGAGGGGCGGGTGGAGAGCGGTGCGCGGATGATGGTGAGCGTGGGGGCGCCCGTGGCGGGCTTCGAGGTGGAGGTTCGCGACGAGAAGGGTGGGGTGTTGCCGGAGCGGCAGGTGGGGACGGTCTTCACGCGGGGGCCGTCGTTGATGGCGGGCTACTACGGGGACGCGGTGGCGACGCGGCGCGCGCTGACGTTGGATGGCTGGTTGGACACGGGAGACCTGGGCTTCATCGCGGACGGTGAGCTGTATCTGACGGGGCGCGCGAAGGACGTGGTCATCATCCGCGGGGCGAATCATGCGCCGCAGGCGTTCGAGGAGCCGCTCCAGTCCGTGGAGGGCGTGCGCACCGGGTGCGCGGTGGCGCTGGGCTTCACGCCCGAGGGCGGCGAGGACGAGGCGCTGCTCATCCTCGCGGAGCGCTCGGGGCCCGAGGCGGACGCGGGGGTCGAGGAGCGCATCCGCGCGGCGGTGGTGGCCGCGACGGGGGTGAGGCCGCACACGGTGAAGATGCTCGAGTCGGGGACGCTGCCCCGGACGTCGAGCGGGAAGCTGCGGCGTGGCGAAGCGCTGCGCCGCTATCTCGCCGGAGAGCTGCTGCCGCCGAAGAAGGTGGGCATGGTGGGCATGGCGGTGGAGATGGCGCGCAGCGCGCTGGCCATGGCGCGGGCGGAGCACGAGACGTGA
- a CDS encoding NAD(P)/FAD-dependent oxidoreductase yields the protein MKRYDVAVVGGGPAGLAVATHAAMRGLNTVVLERAVLPADKACGEGLMPTGLAALERLGALAHLDRADSSPFVGIRYVQEDGSTAEGLLPGPGGLGVRRVALAKALVSRAREVGVELRERTQVLSHRRGDMAVTLETAEGPVEARMLVAADGLGSPLRRAEGLEVDAQGPRRFGLRRHFQLPPWSPFVEVHFADGVEAYVTPAGTRRVGLAFLWEDGGVDGRVAFDTLLSRFPRLAERLLVAPPDSQVRGAGPLARVARVRVADRFALVGDAAGYVDALTGEGLSLAFACAESLGTLLPDALAKGATRDVLRPYELRFQQVFRKYAWATRALLVLARRPGLRRPIVRLLGRNPWMFERILRAVVA from the coding sequence ATGAAGCGCTATGACGTGGCCGTGGTGGGCGGTGGGCCGGCGGGGCTGGCCGTGGCCACCCATGCCGCGATGCGAGGGCTGAACACGGTGGTCCTCGAACGGGCCGTGTTGCCCGCGGACAAGGCGTGCGGCGAGGGGCTCATGCCCACGGGCCTCGCCGCGTTGGAGCGGCTGGGGGCGCTGGCTCACCTGGACCGCGCGGACAGCTCGCCCTTCGTGGGCATCCGCTATGTGCAGGAGGATGGCAGCACGGCGGAGGGGCTTCTGCCCGGCCCCGGTGGATTGGGGGTGCGCCGCGTGGCGCTCGCGAAGGCGTTGGTGTCGCGGGCCCGCGAAGTGGGAGTCGAGTTGCGAGAGCGGACCCAGGTGCTTTCGCATCGGCGTGGCGATATGGCGGTGACCTTGGAGACCGCCGAAGGCCCCGTCGAGGCGCGGATGCTGGTGGCCGCCGATGGACTGGGTTCACCCCTGCGCCGGGCGGAGGGCCTGGAGGTCGATGCGCAGGGGCCGCGGCGCTTCGGGTTGCGCCGGCACTTCCAGCTTCCTCCGTGGTCACCCTTCGTGGAGGTCCACTTCGCGGATGGCGTGGAGGCCTACGTGACACCCGCGGGCACCCGCCGCGTCGGGCTGGCCTTCCTGTGGGAGGACGGAGGCGTCGATGGCCGCGTGGCCTTCGACACCCTGCTCTCGCGCTTCCCTCGGCTCGCGGAGCGTCTGCTCGTCGCTCCTCCGGACTCACAGGTGCGTGGCGCGGGGCCGTTGGCGCGAGTGGCGCGGGTGCGGGTGGCGGACCGCTTCGCGTTGGTGGGAGACGCGGCGGGTTACGTCGACGCGCTCACCGGTGAGGGATTGTCGCTGGCCTTCGCGTGCGCGGAGTCACTGGGCACGCTCCTGCCGGACGCCCTGGCGAAGGGCGCGACGCGGGACGTCCTGCGTCCCTACGAGCTGCGCTTCCAACAGGTGTTCCGCAAGTACGCCTGGGCCACGAGGGCCCTGCTGGTCCTGGCGCGCCGGCCCGGTCTGCGCCGCCCCATCGTCCGGCTGCTGGGGCGCAATCCCTGGATGTTCGAGCGCATCCTCCGCGCCGTCGTCGCTTGA
- a CDS encoding MBL fold metallo-hydrolase, translated as MRMDRQFPASTVRLLCLLWLAPLAGGCLFAGPSHQGPPTAHFDGEKFHNLGEARSLTMTELVGAALKEPRGVWREYEDLPPGRPPPQRVGAGKLRVTLINHATVLIQADGVNVLTDPIYSDRPSPVPWVGPRRVHPPGIRFEDLPPIDVVVVSHNHYDHMDLSTLRRLEEKHHPRFIVGLGNKELLADEGFRHVEELDWWQSTDVTPQMKVTAVPAQHRSNRGLTDMAETLWAGYVFSTTGGPVVFAGDTGFGPHFAMMAARFGPMRLSVLPIGAFRPRVIHKVHMGPEDALEAHKVLRSSTSVAMHYNTFPLAFDGQDEAKFLLLRLLAREEVRPRFWALGFGEGRMVDPLPSTTAAVARMCPAPAPVSD; from the coding sequence ATGCGCATGGACCGCCAGTTCCCCGCCTCGACGGTTCGCTTGCTGTGCCTGCTCTGGCTCGCGCCGCTCGCCGGGGGTTGCCTCTTCGCGGGTCCGAGTCATCAGGGCCCACCGACGGCGCACTTCGACGGGGAGAAGTTCCACAACCTGGGAGAGGCTCGTTCCCTGACGATGACGGAGTTGGTGGGGGCGGCGCTGAAGGAGCCTCGCGGTGTGTGGCGTGAGTATGAGGACCTTCCGCCGGGCAGGCCTCCTCCGCAGCGGGTGGGGGCTGGGAAGCTGCGCGTGACGCTCATCAATCACGCCACGGTGCTCATCCAGGCCGACGGCGTGAATGTGCTGACGGACCCCATCTACTCGGACCGGCCCAGCCCCGTGCCCTGGGTGGGGCCTCGCCGGGTCCATCCTCCTGGCATCCGCTTCGAGGACCTTCCGCCCATCGACGTGGTGGTGGTGAGCCACAACCACTACGACCACATGGACCTGTCCACGCTGCGGCGATTGGAAGAGAAGCACCATCCACGCTTCATCGTGGGGCTGGGCAACAAGGAACTCCTGGCCGATGAAGGCTTCCGGCACGTCGAGGAGTTGGATTGGTGGCAGTCCACGGACGTGACGCCGCAGATGAAGGTGACCGCGGTCCCCGCGCAGCACCGCTCCAATCGCGGGCTGACGGACATGGCCGAGACGCTCTGGGCGGGCTACGTCTTCTCCACCACGGGAGGCCCCGTGGTCTTCGCGGGGGACACGGGCTTTGGTCCGCACTTCGCGATGATGGCCGCGCGCTTCGGGCCCATGCGCTTGTCGGTGCTGCCCATCGGCGCGTTCCGTCCCCGAGTCATCCACAAGGTCCACATGGGGCCCGAGGATGCATTGGAGGCGCACAAGGTCCTGCGCTCCTCCACGTCGGTCGCGATGCACTACAACACCTTCCCGCTGGCGTTCGACGGACAGGACGAGGCGAAGTTCCTGTTGCTGCGGCTCCTCGCGCGAGAGGAGGTGCGCCCGCGCTTCTGGGCGCTGGGGTTCGGCGAGGGCCGCATGGTGGACCCGCTGCCCTCGACGACCGCGGCGGTGGCGCGGATGTGTCCCGCGCCCGCGCCTGTCAGCGATTGA